One part of the Phycisphaerae bacterium genome encodes these proteins:
- a CDS encoding cysteine desulfurase, whose translation MLYFDYNATTPVDPAVAEAMMPYLHGEFGNPNSGHAFGRRSREAIETARAQVAALISADPSEIAFTSGGTEASNWAIKSAAQLRQSAGRHMVTTSVEHPATLNPMKWLASFGVSHTEVPTDGYGRVDPDEIRKAIRPDTILVSVMHAQNEVGTLEPIVEIGQITRERGVLFHVDAAQSLGKVPVDVQTMNADFLSIAGHKLYGPKGIGALYIRGGLQLEPLIHGAGQESGRRAGTENLMMAVGLGKACSLSAEYLQKGDHNRHRDYFWSRLAESFGERVVLNGHPVERIPSTVSVSFPGWIGGEILSQLDGVCASTGAACHAGDAKPSRVLTAMGYSRERAVGTIRFSVGRPTTDSEIDKVVDMLKRTLAR comes from the coding sequence ATGCTTTACTTCGACTACAACGCCACCACGCCCGTCGATCCGGCCGTCGCCGAAGCCATGATGCCCTACCTGCATGGCGAATTCGGAAACCCGAACAGCGGTCATGCCTTCGGCCGCCGTTCGCGAGAAGCCATTGAAACCGCGCGGGCGCAGGTCGCAGCCCTGATCAGCGCCGACCCGAGTGAGATCGCCTTTACCAGTGGCGGCACCGAAGCGAGCAACTGGGCCATCAAGAGCGCGGCTCAGTTGAGGCAGTCGGCCGGTAGGCACATGGTGACCACATCCGTCGAGCATCCGGCCACCTTGAATCCCATGAAATGGCTCGCGTCGTTCGGCGTTTCCCATACGGAGGTGCCGACTGATGGATACGGTCGCGTCGATCCCGATGAGATTCGCAAGGCAATCCGGCCGGACACCATCCTCGTCAGCGTGATGCACGCCCAGAACGAGGTCGGTACGCTGGAGCCCATCGTCGAAATCGGTCAGATCACCCGCGAGCGTGGTGTCTTGTTCCATGTCGATGCGGCCCAGTCGCTCGGCAAGGTGCCGGTCGACGTTCAAACCATGAACGCCGACTTCCTTTCAATTGCGGGACACAAGCTCTACGGCCCCAAGGGAATCGGCGCGCTCTACATTCGCGGCGGACTGCAACTTGAGCCGTTGATTCATGGCGCCGGCCAGGAGTCCGGACGGCGCGCGGGAACAGAGAATCTCATGATGGCGGTCGGGCTGGGAAAGGCGTGCTCGCTTTCCGCGGAGTATTTACAAAAGGGCGATCACAATCGACATCGAGACTACTTCTGGAGCAGGCTCGCGGAGAGCTTTGGCGAACGCGTCGTGCTGAACGGCCATCCGGTCGAACGCATCCCCAGTACGGTCAGCGTCAGTTTTCCCGGTTGGATCGGCGGCGAGATTCTCTCGCAGCTAGACGGTGTGTGTGCATCGACGGGAGCAGCCTGCCACGCAGGCGATGCAAAGCCGTCGCGCGTGCTGACAGCCATGGGATATTCGCGAGAAAGGGCGGTCGGAACCATTCGATTCAGCGTAGGCCGGCCGACGACTGACTCGGAGATTGACAAGGTGGTCGACATGCTCAAACGAACTTTGGCGAGGTAA
- a CDS encoding N-acetylneuraminate synthase family protein encodes MENAADLTAKPRDDDQTIRRRDDTHVLAVVLARAGSKGLPSKNSLPINGRPMIAYTIAEAKAATSIDAVCVTTDSSHCEAVAREMGVYVVERPAELANDTATVDSAARHAVETYEKFRRPVTHVVLLYGNVPVRAPEIIDRAVSKLLQHGCDSVRSVTPVEKQHPDWIHRLEGDRLVQYRRNSIYRRQDLEPLYYHDGAVVAVSRASLFRVRNDDAHAFFGIDRRAVISSGGPTVDVDSADDLKLASAILSRTDESAAPPRDYAPATRVVQIGDRLIGPMQRTFIIAEAGVNHDGSIDKARQLIDAAREAGADAVKFQCFRADRLVAADAPTCDYQTIHDAGATDQRTMLRRLELTPENFRQLAEYARSVGLIFLATPFGIEELEFIVNEIGVPAIKIASPDIINVPLLANAADTGRPLILSTGASDNAEIESAISRLKNVGAGDRLILLHCVSSYPTPPQCARLARIRQMSSRFGMPVGFSDHVDDVAIGAAAVYAGACVLEKHITLDRTATGPDHFFSLDPDQFRNYVAAVRTAEAALGDGRTALDPRELQVRERARGRVVASRTIRAGDLFTPDNLTIQRASRGLCASEWETIIGRQASMPIEAGGPITRASVRSLAQEETGVGSLRK; translated from the coding sequence ATGGAGAATGCAGCAGATCTGACAGCCAAGCCGCGGGACGACGACCAAACGATCCGAAGACGAGATGACACGCACGTTCTTGCCGTCGTACTGGCGCGGGCAGGCAGCAAGGGGCTGCCGTCGAAAAACTCGCTTCCGATCAACGGCCGGCCGATGATCGCGTACACGATAGCTGAAGCGAAGGCCGCCACGTCGATTGATGCGGTCTGCGTCACCACGGATTCCAGTCATTGCGAGGCCGTCGCCCGGGAGATGGGTGTTTATGTCGTCGAGCGCCCGGCGGAACTTGCGAACGATACGGCAACGGTCGATTCAGCGGCACGCCATGCCGTTGAGACTTACGAGAAATTCCGCCGTCCGGTCACGCACGTCGTGCTGCTATACGGGAACGTGCCGGTTCGCGCCCCGGAGATTATCGATCGTGCGGTCTCGAAACTTCTGCAACACGGGTGCGATTCCGTTCGCAGCGTGACGCCGGTCGAAAAGCAGCATCCGGACTGGATTCACCGTCTTGAAGGCGATCGGCTTGTCCAGTATCGCCGAAACTCCATCTACCGCAGGCAGGACCTCGAGCCACTCTATTATCACGACGGCGCGGTCGTCGCGGTGTCGAGAGCGTCGCTCTTTAGAGTCCGAAATGACGACGCCCATGCGTTTTTCGGGATCGATCGGCGTGCCGTTATTTCGAGCGGCGGACCGACCGTTGACGTAGACTCCGCCGATGACCTGAAGCTGGCATCAGCTATTCTGTCCCGGACTGATGAATCAGCGGCACCGCCGCGTGACTATGCTCCTGCGACGCGCGTGGTTCAGATTGGAGACCGTCTGATCGGTCCGATGCAGCGGACATTCATCATTGCTGAAGCCGGCGTGAATCACGACGGTTCAATCGACAAAGCCAGACAACTGATTGACGCGGCGCGCGAAGCCGGCGCGGACGCCGTCAAATTTCAATGCTTCCGAGCCGACCGGCTCGTTGCGGCCGATGCGCCGACCTGCGACTATCAAACGATTCACGACGCCGGGGCAACCGATCAGCGCACAATGCTTCGGCGACTCGAACTCACGCCTGAAAACTTCAGGCAACTGGCGGAATACGCCCGCAGCGTCGGCTTGATTTTCCTGGCGACGCCGTTCGGCATCGAGGAACTGGAATTTATCGTCAACGAAATCGGTGTACCCGCGATCAAGATTGCATCGCCCGACATCATCAACGTCCCGCTGCTTGCCAATGCGGCGGACACAGGCAGGCCACTCATTCTCTCCACTGGCGCGAGCGACAACGCGGAGATCGAGTCTGCAATCTCACGGCTGAAGAATGTCGGTGCGGGCGATCGGTTGATACTGCTTCACTGCGTCTCTTCATACCCCACGCCGCCTCAATGCGCGCGACTCGCAAGAATCCGCCAAATGAGTTCCCGATTCGGCATGCCCGTCGGATTCAGCGATCACGTCGACGACGTCGCCATTGGCGCTGCCGCAGTTTATGCCGGGGCGTGCGTTCTCGAAAAACACATCACGCTCGATCGCACCGCGACCGGACCGGATCATTTCTTCTCTCTCGACCCAGATCAATTCAGAAACTACGTCGCGGCGGTGCGGACTGCCGAGGCGGCCCTCGGTGACGGCCGCACTGCATTGGATCCGCGCGAATTGCAGGTCCGGGAACGTGCCCGCGGTCGCGTAGTCGCGAGCCGGACAATTCGCGCCGGCGATCTGTTTACGCCGGACAATCTCACGATTCAGAGGGCGTCGCGCGGACTCTGCGCCTCAGAATGGGAAACCATTATCGGTCGGCAGGCCTCGATGCCAATCGAGGCGGGCGGGCCGATCACGCGGGCGTCAGTTCGGAGCCTCGCCCAGGAAGAGACCGGCGTTGGATCTCTGCGGAAATAG
- a CDS encoding MBL fold metallo-hydrolase has translation MPDSSVHVLVLGSGTSHGVPMIACDCAVCTSSDPRDKRTRPSVIIRYGETSLLVDTTPELRIQCLTHAISRVSAVLYTHYHVDHVTGLDDLRRFNWLQGGPLPVYAANDTLVRIRQMFPYVFDPENAYPSAVPNLRTHEIGGPFEIGGRTITPIPLMHGKLPVLGFRVGNFAYCTDVNYIPPDSWPLLRGLDVLILDALRKREHPTHFNLTQAVSHARQIGARRTVFTHIAHELGHAETNAGLPAGMELAYDGMTLEST, from the coding sequence ATGCCCGATTCATCTGTTCACGTCCTTGTTCTCGGCTCCGGCACATCGCACGGTGTGCCGATGATTGCATGCGACTGTGCAGTCTGCACGTCGTCGGATCCGCGCGACAAGCGAACGCGCCCCAGCGTGATCATCCGATATGGCGAGACCTCCCTGCTCGTCGATACGACGCCGGAATTGCGAATCCAATGTCTCACGCACGCGATTTCCCGCGTCAGTGCCGTGCTCTACACCCACTATCATGTCGATCATGTCACGGGGCTGGACGATCTTCGGCGCTTTAATTGGCTTCAGGGCGGCCCACTGCCGGTGTATGCCGCGAATGACACATTGGTTCGCATTCGGCAGATGTTCCCCTACGTGTTCGATCCGGAGAATGCTTACCCATCAGCCGTTCCCAATCTCCGCACGCACGAGATTGGCGGCCCGTTTGAAATCGGCGGCAGGACCATCACGCCGATTCCGCTCATGCACGGCAAACTGCCCGTTTTGGGATTTCGCGTCGGCAATTTTGCATATTGCACAGATGTGAACTACATCCCGCCGGATTCGTGGCCGTTGCTTCGAGGTTTGGACGTTCTCATCCTCGACGCCTTGCGAAAGCGCGAGCATCCGACACATTTCAACTTGACTCAGGCGGTTTCGCATGCCCGTCAGATCGGCGCGAGGCGTACAGTTTTCACACACATCGCCCACGAACTGGGGCATGCGGAAACCAATGCCGGTCTGCCGGCTGGCATGGAACTGGCTTATGATGGAATGACGCTTGAGTCCACCTAG
- a CDS encoding ASCH domain-containing protein codes for MRHHLVVLHKRYLQRMATGRKRVECRLSSIRRIPFQAVDPGDLLWFKLPSGPICGIGVAGACHYHELSEPADLRQIIKPYRDIIQAESDFFLGAEAWSRYLSLIQLETFLAIQPMNVMKSDQRSWVVLEAGPRPMMRINSKSKSV; via the coding sequence ATGCGACACCATCTTGTCGTACTGCACAAGCGATATTTGCAGCGGATGGCTACGGGTCGCAAACGCGTTGAATGCCGGTTGTCGTCGATTCGACGCATTCCCTTTCAGGCCGTCGATCCGGGCGACCTGCTCTGGTTCAAGCTGCCGTCAGGACCGATTTGTGGCATCGGTGTGGCTGGAGCGTGCCATTACCACGAACTATCAGAACCGGCAGATCTTCGTCAAATCATCAAACCCTATCGTGACATTATTCAGGCGGAGAGCGATTTTTTCCTCGGCGCGGAAGCGTGGTCGCGCTACTTGAGCCTCATTCAGCTTGAGACATTCCTTGCCATTCAACCCATGAATGTGATGAAGTCCGACCAGCGTTCGTGGGTTGTGCTTGAAGCAGGTCCGCGGCCGATGATGCGGATCAATTCGAAATCAAAATCTGTCTGA
- a CDS encoding sulfite exporter TauE/SafE family protein, producing MSESLAITAISLGFLHTILGPDHYLPFVAMSRIWHWSLPRTLVITMLCGIGHVLSSAVLGIVGIALGLGLEKLEAVESVRSDLAAWALIAFGLVYLVWGMRAAYRNRPHTHLSIGGGMIVEAHHGPEHAEVHDSASEMPRHASMTPWILFTIFVFGPCEVLIPLLIFPAATGQITSVWWVTFLFGITTIATMIAIVVALLLGVKSLRLRAFERFGHAAAGAVLLSCGLAIKFGL from the coding sequence ATGTCCGAATCGCTCGCCATCACGGCCATATCGCTCGGCTTTCTGCACACAATCCTCGGCCCGGACCACTATCTTCCGTTTGTGGCCATGTCGCGCATCTGGCACTGGTCGCTGCCCAGGACCCTCGTCATCACAATGCTGTGCGGGATCGGACATGTGCTCAGCTCGGCCGTGCTGGGGATCGTCGGGATCGCACTGGGCTTGGGGCTTGAGAAGCTGGAGGCGGTTGAGAGCGTTCGCAGCGATCTGGCGGCATGGGCTCTCATCGCGTTCGGGCTTGTTTATCTTGTATGGGGAATGCGCGCGGCCTATCGCAATCGTCCGCACACGCATCTCAGCATCGGGGGCGGCATGATTGTAGAGGCGCATCACGGGCCGGAACACGCAGAGGTTCACGACTCCGCAAGCGAAATGCCGCGGCACGCTTCGATGACGCCGTGGATCCTGTTCACCATTTTTGTCTTCGGGCCCTGCGAAGTTCTTATCCCTCTGCTGATTTTTCCCGCGGCGACCGGGCAGATCACAAGTGTTTGGTGGGTCACATTCCTGTTCGGCATCACGACAATTGCCACCATGATCGCCATTGTCGTGGCACTGCTGCTCGGCGTGAAATCCCTCCGACTGCGGGCGTTCGAACGATTCGGGCATGCGGCGGCTGGCGCTGTCCTGCTTTCCTGCGGGCTGGCCATCAAGTTCGGTCTCTGA
- a CDS encoding coproporphyrinogen III oxidase family protein, producing MLELPQITAPGEKPETDIGSYFVANYPPFSVWSRDHLPAALSALNAVPTRPVGEPHDRAPAPLGLYLHIPFCRKRCKFCYFRVYTDKNASEVDVYCDALAHEIELYSRMPALDGRQFEFVYFGGGTPSFLSEKQLLKLVERINRHWRWDAAREVTFECEPGTLKKHKLEAIRQIGVTRLSLGVEHFDDQLLEQNGRAHQSAEIFQAYEWAREVGFPQINIDLIAGMVGETDAKWESAVEKALAMQPDSLTIYQMEMPHNTVLSRESKSSGDPVPIAGWPTKRAWVDHAFRRFESAGYAISSAYTLVKPSERSSFVYRDSLWHGADMIGTGVASFSHFAGVHFQNVDTWDEYVAKCAARELPINRAFPMTPRQRLTRELILQLKTGRLDDAYFREKFGESITDQFLEAFGALVADGYARIDGDCITLTRAGLLVVDPLLPRFFEDQFRNVRYT from the coding sequence ATGTTGGAACTTCCTCAAATCACGGCCCCCGGCGAAAAGCCTGAAACCGATATTGGCAGTTACTTTGTCGCCAATTACCCGCCGTTTTCCGTCTGGTCGCGCGACCACCTGCCGGCCGCGTTGAGCGCGCTGAATGCGGTTCCCACCCGACCGGTCGGCGAGCCGCACGATAGGGCGCCGGCGCCGCTCGGCCTGTATCTGCACATCCCATTCTGCCGCAAACGCTGCAAGTTCTGCTATTTCCGCGTGTACACCGACAAGAACGCGAGCGAGGTGGATGTCTATTGCGACGCGCTCGCCCACGAAATTGAGTTGTACTCACGGATGCCCGCGCTGGACGGCCGTCAGTTTGAATTCGTATATTTCGGTGGCGGGACGCCCTCATTTCTCAGCGAAAAGCAACTGCTCAAACTGGTCGAGAGAATCAACCGGCATTGGCGGTGGGACGCGGCACGCGAGGTCACCTTCGAGTGCGAACCGGGCACATTGAAAAAACACAAGCTCGAAGCCATTAGACAGATCGGCGTCACGCGCCTTTCGCTCGGTGTCGAGCACTTCGACGACCAGTTGCTGGAACAGAACGGCCGAGCGCATCAATCGGCCGAGATTTTTCAGGCATACGAATGGGCGCGAGAAGTCGGCTTCCCGCAGATTAATATCGACCTCATCGCCGGAATGGTGGGTGAGACGGATGCGAAGTGGGAATCGGCCGTTGAAAAGGCGCTGGCGATGCAGCCGGATAGCCTCACCATCTATCAGATGGAGATGCCGCACAACACGGTCTTATCGCGTGAGAGCAAGTCTTCCGGTGATCCGGTGCCGATTGCCGGCTGGCCCACAAAGCGAGCCTGGGTTGATCATGCGTTTCGCAGGTTTGAATCGGCCGGCTATGCGATTTCCAGCGCATACACGCTGGTGAAACCCAGTGAGCGCAGCAGTTTTGTTTATCGCGACTCGCTCTGGCACGGAGCCGACATGATTGGAACCGGCGTGGCTTCGTTCTCGCATTTTGCCGGCGTCCATTTCCAGAACGTGGACACATGGGACGAGTATGTCGCGAAGTGTGCGGCCCGAGAGTTGCCGATCAATCGCGCATTTCCGATGACCCCAAGGCAGAGATTGACGCGCGAGCTGATTTTGCAGTTAAAGACGGGCCGACTCGATGACGCCTACTTTCGCGAAAAATTCGGCGAGTCGATCACCGATCAGTTCTTGGAGGCATTTGGCGCGTTGGTGGCCGATGGCTATGCCAGGATCGATGGCGACTGCATCACGCTCACACGGGCCGGCCTGCTGGTCGTCGATCCGCTCTTGCCGCGATTTTTCGAAGACCAGTTCCGGAATGTAAGGTATACATAG
- a CDS encoding iron-containing alcohol dehydrogenase, with product MRFDLIESYSALRHSPVRIVFGEGSLRKLGSLAVEEGATRVLLVTDPGIVRAGHAERATQSLRDAGVEVTAFDGARENPTTHEVESGVRIARDLGVDFLVGLGGGSSMDCAKGINFILTNGGVMHDYWGIGKASKPMLPSICVPTTAGTGSEAQSFALITDPNSHQKMACGDRKALPRVAILDPELIATVPRAVAAATGIDAVAHAIETAACNKRTPASRELSRTAWRLLNPAFESAITGAATESHGRNPAHVESELSVSSAMLLGAHCAGAAIEASMLGAAHACANPLTSMYGATHGIAVGLMLPHVIRFNAVGASDPYSDLCGDGPLGVRNAEELACRVEVMLQTAGLPRRLSDIGVTLDAIPDLADMALLQWTARFNPRDLTVESLREIYLAAL from the coding sequence ATGCGCTTTGACCTCATCGAATCCTATTCCGCCCTTCGACATTCTCCTGTTCGCATCGTCTTTGGCGAAGGAAGCTTGCGCAAACTCGGGTCGTTGGCTGTCGAGGAGGGTGCAACACGCGTCCTGCTTGTTACCGATCCGGGAATTGTTCGAGCCGGTCATGCCGAGCGCGCGACCCAGTCGCTGCGTGATGCGGGTGTCGAGGTCACTGCGTTTGACGGCGCCCGCGAAAACCCAACAACCCATGAAGTCGAATCGGGTGTCCGGATTGCTCGCGATCTGGGCGTGGATTTTCTGGTCGGCTTGGGCGGCGGCAGCAGCATGGACTGCGCCAAAGGCATCAACTTCATTCTGACCAACGGCGGGGTAATGCATGATTATTGGGGAATCGGGAAGGCATCGAAGCCGATGCTGCCATCGATCTGTGTTCCGACGACGGCAGGGACCGGAAGCGAGGCACAGTCCTTTGCGCTGATCACTGACCCCAATTCGCATCAGAAAATGGCCTGCGGCGATCGGAAAGCGCTGCCTCGTGTTGCCATTCTGGATCCCGAGCTGATTGCGACGGTGCCGCGCGCCGTCGCCGCGGCAACAGGCATCGACGCCGTGGCACACGCGATTGAAACCGCTGCCTGCAACAAACGCACCCCGGCCTCGCGCGAGCTTTCACGCACAGCCTGGCGGCTGCTGAATCCGGCATTCGAATCGGCGATCACGGGGGCGGCTACGGAATCGCACGGCCGGAACCCGGCACACGTCGAATCGGAGTTGTCCGTTTCCTCCGCCATGCTGCTCGGCGCGCATTGTGCGGGCGCGGCGATCGAAGCATCCATGCTCGGCGCGGCGCATGCTTGTGCCAATCCGCTGACATCCATGTATGGCGCCACACACGGAATTGCCGTCGGCCTGATGCTGCCACATGTCATTCGTTTTAATGCGGTCGGCGCATCTGACCCATACTCAGACCTGTGCGGCGATGGACCCCTCGGGGTCAGAAACGCCGAAGAGCTTGCCTGCCGGGTCGAGGTGATGCTCCAAACGGCTGGCCTGCCGCGCCGCTTAAGTGACATCGGCGTGACGCTCGACGCGATTCCTGATCTGGCGGACATGGCCCTTCTTCAGTGGACCGCACGATTCAATCCGAGAGATTTGACGGTTGAGTCGCTGCGGGAGATCTATCTCGCGGCGCTCTGA
- the asnB gene encoding asparagine synthase (glutamine-hydrolyzing): protein MCGICGYVGEHRPELIEPMCRAMEHRGPDDSGSWHDTQAMVGLGQRRLSIIDLSPAGHQPMSNEDASVWITFNGEIYNFQEIREGLVARGHVFRGHSDTEVLVHLYEEEGPELVHRLNGIFAFAIWDSKARQLVLARDHVGIKPLYYTQLGRGLFFASEIKALLRIPGISRELNADAVHDYLTFLWVPGERTLLRGIQKVEPGHRMIWRDGRIVENKRWFFLAYEPDDSRREADWVEDVRETFLRTTRRQMVSDVPLGAFLSGGADSSSIVACMRKSFPDREIRCYTARVPVKDMALDQFEDDYPFAVKVADRLGVTLKSVDVRADMVALLPKLVYHLDEPDADPAIFPSYLISKLARDDGTTVLLSGTGGDEVFFGYRSHVSQRLYARLDRIPRWISGPALASAAALASAMLGAGKAIPRRLRKFRRALLESGLSRTLAFADWSSPETRRSLYSPAFTARLATTDRLSSAMQRYYDDFVGSGVLNRHSHMLIQGFLGAHNFLYTDKTSMAASLEARVPFMDVELMRLVARIPERYKLRGVETKSVLKKAMEPLVGRDILYRSKTGFGAPLRKWITDDLSTVMNDLLGERRIRDRGLFSPESVQRVLAENAASRADHAYLIYALITLEIWMQSFIDRPGEQVTW, encoded by the coding sequence ATGTGCGGCATCTGCGGCTATGTTGGTGAACATCGTCCCGAGCTGATCGAGCCGATGTGCCGCGCGATGGAGCATCGTGGACCGGACGATTCCGGATCATGGCACGATACCCAGGCCATGGTCGGTCTCGGCCAACGCAGACTGTCGATTATCGATCTGTCTCCCGCGGGCCATCAGCCCATGTCCAACGAGGACGCCTCGGTATGGATCACCTTCAACGGCGAGATCTACAACTTTCAGGAGATTCGCGAAGGGCTGGTCGCGCGGGGGCATGTGTTTCGCGGACACAGTGATACGGAGGTGCTCGTTCACTTATACGAGGAAGAGGGGCCTGAGTTGGTCCACAGGCTCAACGGAATCTTCGCATTTGCAATCTGGGATTCAAAGGCGCGGCAACTCGTGCTTGCACGGGATCATGTCGGTATCAAACCGTTGTATTACACGCAGCTTGGCCGAGGACTCTTCTTCGCCTCCGAAATCAAGGCGCTGCTTCGGATACCCGGCATCTCTCGCGAACTCAACGCGGACGCCGTGCACGACTATCTCACCTTTCTCTGGGTGCCCGGCGAACGCACGCTGCTCCGCGGCATACAGAAAGTCGAGCCGGGCCATCGCATGATCTGGCGCGACGGCCGGATCGTGGAGAACAAAAGGTGGTTTTTCCTGGCGTATGAACCGGACGACTCCCGCCGCGAGGCGGACTGGGTCGAGGACGTCCGGGAGACATTCCTTCGGACCACGCGCCGGCAAATGGTGTCCGATGTGCCGCTTGGTGCGTTCCTTTCAGGCGGAGCGGACTCGTCCAGCATCGTCGCCTGCATGCGGAAGTCATTTCCGGACAGGGAGATTCGATGCTACACCGCGCGGGTCCCGGTTAAGGACATGGCGCTCGACCAGTTCGAGGATGATTATCCCTTTGCGGTCAAAGTCGCCGACCGGCTCGGCGTGACACTCAAGTCCGTCGATGTGCGTGCCGATATGGTGGCACTCCTGCCGAAGTTGGTCTATCACCTTGACGAGCCGGATGCCGATCCCGCCATCTTCCCTTCGTACCTGATCTCGAAACTGGCTCGCGACGACGGCACCACGGTGCTGCTCTCCGGCACGGGCGGTGACGAAGTCTTCTTCGGTTATCGCAGTCACGTCAGTCAGCGTCTCTATGCCCGGCTCGACCGCATTCCGCGCTGGATATCCGGTCCTGCGTTGGCCTCCGCCGCGGCCCTTGCGTCAGCCATGCTGGGTGCCGGCAAGGCGATCCCCAGGCGACTGCGAAAATTTCGGCGAGCCTTGCTGGAGAGCGGCCTCTCACGCACGCTGGCTTTTGCCGATTGGTCCAGCCCGGAAACCCGGCGATCGCTCTATTCGCCAGCATTCACCGCGCGCCTCGCCACAACCGATCGCCTGTCGTCAGCCATGCAGCGCTACTACGACGATTTTGTCGGCTCGGGTGTGCTGAACCGCCATTCGCACATGCTGATCCAGGGATTTCTCGGGGCACACAACTTTCTCTATACCGACAAGACCAGCATGGCGGCATCCCTCGAAGCCCGCGTGCCTTTCATGGATGTGGAACTCATGCGGCTGGTCGCTCGCATTCCTGAACGCTACAAGCTCCGCGGCGTCGAGACGAAGTCGGTGCTAAAGAAAGCGATGGAACCACTGGTCGGTCGCGATATCCTCTATCGGAGCAAGACCGGCTTTGGCGCCCCGCTTCGCAAATGGATCACTGACGATCTGAGCACCGTGATGAACGACCTGCTCGGCGAGCGGCGAATCCGCGATCGCGGTTTGTTCTCGCCTGAATCGGTGCAGCGTGTCCTCGCGGAGAACGCCGCATCCCGCGCGGATCACGCATACCTGATCTACGCGCTAATCACGCTTGAAATCTGGATGCAGTCATTTATCGATCGGCCCGGCGAGCAGGTGACATGGTGA
- a CDS encoding HDOD domain-containing protein, giving the protein MSQADALTGKALVDAAISDVGEIATLPEVTVKIIQIVENPKSTARDLHEVIKNDPALSARILKVVNSAFYGLPGQIASIDRAIVLLGLSAVKNIAIAASMTHLFNSGPAIEGFSGSEVWKHSIGTGVAARMLSAAQGRPTVEESFLGGIIADLGLLVERQVFPKQLAEVIAQLDADGGDFCELEQQVIGADHQAFGAALAGKWRFPQPLCTTIGYHHKPHVLAPAMRELPTLVCIADILVSRLGMGFCTYGEDMEIPMEFLDVVKLTPEAVQNVMDQLPEQVALVENIFAS; this is encoded by the coding sequence ATGTCACAGGCAGATGCACTAACGGGGAAGGCACTGGTCGATGCCGCGATTTCGGATGTCGGCGAGATCGCGACGCTGCCGGAAGTAACGGTCAAGATCATACAAATCGTCGAAAATCCAAAGTCTACGGCGCGCGACCTGCACGAAGTCATCAAGAATGATCCGGCGTTGTCCGCTCGCATATTGAAGGTAGTCAATTCGGCGTTTTACGGGCTTCCCGGACAAATTGCGAGCATCGATCGCGCGATCGTGCTGCTCGGTCTCTCGGCCGTGAAGAATATCGCCATCGCCGCCTCCATGACGCATCTCTTTAACAGCGGCCCGGCAATCGAAGGCTTCAGCGGATCCGAAGTCTGGAAGCACTCGATCGGCACCGGCGTCGCCGCTCGCATGCTGTCGGCCGCACAAGGCCGCCCGACTGTTGAGGAGAGCTTCCTCGGCGGCATCATCGCCGATCTCGGGCTGCTCGTGGAACGCCAGGTTTTCCCGAAGCAACTCGCCGAAGTCATCGCCCAACTCGATGCCGACGGCGGCGACTTCTGTGAGCTGGAGCAGCAGGTCATCGGCGCGGATCATCAGGCCTTTGGGGCGGCGCTCGCGGGCAAATGGCGGTTTCCGCAGCCGCTTTGCACGACCATCGGTTATCACCACAAACCCCACGTCCTGGCGCCGGCAATGCGCGAACTCCCCACACTGGTCTGCATCGCCGACATCCTCGTCAGTCGGCTGGGCATGGGCTTCTGCACCTACGGCGAAGACATGGAGATTCCGATGGAATTTCTTGACGTCGTGAAACTGACGCCTGAGGCCGTACAGAATGTGATGGATCAATTGCCCGAGCAGGTGGCACTCGTCGAAAATATCTTCGCCTCCTAA